The genome window GTTTAACTACGACGCTGGCAAAGAGGTGCAGGTGCGAAGCGTGCAGAGCCATGACACCTTCGTCGACCGCGCAGGAGTTAGCAGCCGCGTGGCGCTAAATTTGACGGGGATCGAGCTAAACGATCTAAAAAAGGGCCAACTACTTAGCAAAAAGGGCTTTTTTAGGGGATTTCGCGAGATAGACGCGATCGTTTTTGCTCGCGAGCTAACGCACGGGCAGAGCGTGACGTTTTGCGTCGGCGCAAAGGCCGCGCCCGCAAAGGCGCTCGTCTTGAGCCAAAAAGATGGCGGGATATTTGCGACGTTTAAATTTGAAAGGGATATGTTTTTAAAATTTGACGAGCCGTTCGTGCTCATCGCAAACGGCCGCGTCATAGGCGGCGGCAGAGTGCTAAACGCCGTGAGCGAGCCGATGAAAAAATCAAGCAAAATTTCGTTTTTAAACGCGCTGCTTAAAAAGGACTTCGTAAACGCCTTTGCGATGCTAAAAGATACGCATAAAAACGGCTTTGGCATCATATCGGCCTATCAGCGTTTCGGGCTAAACCACGAGGAGGCCGTAGCTATAGCAAAGCAGACGCCAAACGTATTCGTCGATGAAAAAGCGCTAAATATCTATGATTTAAGCGCAGTCGATAGGATAAAAAGCGCGGTCAAATTTATGATAGAAAAGAACGAATTTGCGGTATTTTCGGCTACGAGCATCAGCCTAAAGCTCTCATGGGCTAGCGAAAGCATCGCTCAAAAGGCGCTTGACGAGCTAGAAAGCACGGGCGCGATAACCAAAAACGAGGGCGTCTACACCAAAACTGGCGTCGATATGAGCAAGCTAAAAATCAGGCTCGAGGAGAAAATTTACGAGATTTTGCAAAGCGGAAATTTAGCCCCCCTGGCGCCTTATAACATCTACGACGAGCTTGAGATAGACCGAGTTAGCGGCGATAACGCGCTAAAAAAGCTAACCGGAATCGGACGCGTGGTGAGGCTCGCGCATAATCTTTTCGTAACGTCAAAAGCCCTAAACGAAGCGCTTGCGAAGCTAAAAGCTATCATCGCCGCGCAGGGATTCGTAAACGTAACGAATGCGAAAGAGGCGTTAAATTTGAGCCGAAAATACATAATTGCCTACCTCGAGCAACTCGATCTAGATCCAAATATCGTTAAAAACGGCACCGACCGAGTTTTAAAAGCGTGATTTTTTATCTGTTTAAAAAAAGCAAATATAATCCGCGCAAATTTTTAAAAAGGAATGAAATGAAAAAAATAGTTTTGTCGCTAATGGCGGCCTCTGCGATGTTTGCGGCGTCAAACGAGCAAGTGGTAGGTTTTTATTCACAGATGGTCGGCGAGGGCGTGAAAGTAAACGTAACTGAGCGTAAACCGATAGCCGACGGCATCGAAGCGGTCGTGGTAAATTTGAGTAACGGCCAAGTCAGCCAAGACGAGGTTATCTTTACTAAAGGCGACCTGCTTTTCCCCGACATCATCGACCTAAAAGCGCAAAAAGCCTACATGCAAGAGATAAAAAAGGAAATAGCGGCGAAAAACATCTCAAAAGTCTATAAAAGCGAGCAAAAAGAAAACATCATCACTCTAGGAAACGACTCTAAAAAGCCTACTATCGTGATGTTTTCGGATCCTGAGTGCCCGTACTGCCGCCTAGAGCTTGAAAAGATCGAAGCGACGCTAAAAGAAAGCAACGTAAAGCTAATCTTAACTCCGGTTCACGACGTTTCGTCTTTGCAAAAGAGCTTTTTGATATATAAAGACGCAGCAAGCGCGAAAACCGATAGCGACAAGATCAAAATTTTACGAAAATATTTCGCGGACGACTATAAGGTAGCAGACGGCGCCGTTAGCGACGCGGACGTTAAAGCGATGGATAATTTAAGACAAAAATACTCCGCCGCCGGCGTTCGCTCCGTGCCTTTTATAGTAAATTTAAGCGACCTACAAAAATAATCACTAACGCAAATTTGAGCTAAATTTACCAGATTTAGCTCAAAAGCCCTAAATTTTCATAAAGTATACTTTTATAACTTGATATGTAGTATTGAAATTTAAGCTAAATTTTAGGTTTCCTTAACTATTTATTAAGTTTCATAATTAATCTAATATTTTTACTTCGTTTATTCTCAAAATATGCTAAATTTGCACAGTGATATTTTAAAATATGCAAGTGCCCTAAAATACGCGCCTGTAAGGCGCACTACGCCTAGGAAATATGCAAAATTTGAACAATATCTTTCTAAAAACGTCTCAAAAATTTCAAATTTGGGATTAATAAGGAGAAAACATGCAAGGATCAAGACGAGATTTTCTCAAAAAATCTCTGAAGGTCGGCGCGGTAGGCGGAACCGTATTGGCCGCCGCAGCTATCGCAAAACCGACTAGCGACGAGCTTGCTCCTGACGACAACGGCGTAGTTGTCGGCAAGTCGAGCAAAAAAGAGGTGCTTTACAAAAAAAGCAAAGAGTGGGAATACTACTATAAGATCGCTTACTAAGGGAGAAAACCATGAGTGATTCACGCATAGGAAGACGCTCGTTTTTGAAGCTTGCCGCTCTTGGTACCGGTAGCACGATGGCATTTGGCGAAAACGAGACGTTTAGAAAGGCAACCAACGAGGAGATAAAAAATCCTTACGAAGGTTCAAAAAAGGTTAGAACGATTTGTTCTATTTGTTCGGCGGGCTGCGGTATCGAAGCCGAGGTAAAAGACGGAGTATGGGTACGCCAAGATATGGCTATGTACCACCCGATCTCTCAAGGTTCGCACTGCTCTAAGGGAATCGATCAGATCGACCTTACGAAATCAAAACAACGCATCAAATTTCCGATGAAAAAAGTAAACGGAAAATGGGAGCGCATCAGCTGGGAACAAGCCGTAAACGAAATCGGCGACAAGATGCTACAAATCCGTAAAGAAGACGGCCCTGATAGCGTAGTTTTCTTGGGCTCAGCCAAATTTAACAATGAGCAGGCTTACTATTTCCGCAAATTTGCGGCGTTTTGGGGTACAAACAGCAACGATCACGTAGCACGCATTTGACATAGCGCAACAGTCGCCGGTGTGGCGAATACTTGGGGTTATGGCGCGATGACGAATCACTTTGGAGATATGACGGCAAATTCAAAAGCGATCTTTTGTATCGGTGCGAATTCGGCTGTGGCAAATCCCGTCGGTGGCATGAAGCATATGTTGCAAGCCAAAGATAGAAACAACGCAAAATTAATCGTAGCGGATCCGAATTTTACTAAAACGGCTGCGCACGCGGATCTTTACTTGCGTCAGCGTTCAGGAACGGACGTAGCTCTTATTTACGGACTTATTCACATTATCCTTAAAAACGGCTGGGAAGATAAAGAATTTTTAGAAAACAGAACCTACGGTATCGAAGAGGTTAGAAAAGAGGCCGAACACTGGACTCCTGAGCTTACTTCGGACGTTACGGGCGTACCGGTAGATAGACTCATAGAGGCTGCTAACATAATGGCGCATACGAAACCTGGAACGGTTATCTGGGCTCTAGGTATCACTCAACACTCGGTAGGAACGTCAAATACCAGAATTTTACCTATCCTTCAACTAATCCTAGGCAATATGGGTAAACCGGGCGGCGGCTGTAACATCATCCGCGGTCACGATAACGTTCAGGGCTCTACCGATATGTGTAACCTTTCCGATAGCTTGCCGATGTATTACGGGCTAACGGATGCTTCTTGGAAATACTACTGCAAAGGCTGGGGCGTTGATTACGACGAGTTTATCAAACGATTTGCGGTTTCGACAAAAGAGCCGAAACAAGGCGGCGCTCCGGTAAAAAATACCGTATTTGAAGAGTATTTTTATCACGATCCGCAAAATCCGGAAGATAGAAACTGGAGAAACGAAAAAGGCTGGTCGCTATCAAAATGGTGGCAAGGAGTTTTAAAAGAGGAAAAGACTTTTACTAGCGGCAAACTTCGCGTTCTTTGGGTGCAAGGAACAGGTATCACCTCTATGGCGCACCTTACAAAAATTCAGCAAGCCGTCGACAAGCTAGATATGCTAGTCGTTGCGGAGCCGTTCGTAAACGAGGTTGCTATCCTTTCAGATAGAAAAGACGGAATTTACGTACTTCCGGTGGCTACTGCGTTTGAAAACGAAGGTCATATAAGCTCGACTAACCGCTCTGGTCAATGGAGAACGAAAGTCGTTGAGCCACTTTACGAGAGCAAGGCTGACCAAGACGTTATGTTCTTATTTGCTAAAAAATTTGGCTTTTATGACGAGTACGTAAAAGGCATGAAGATGGCGACCGTGAATCACGAGCCAAAACAAGTTAAAGACGACTTTGTATGGCCTGACGACGCTACAAACGAGATAGCTCGTATGGGCAAATCTATCGGCTACACCGGTAGAACGGCCGAGATGTTTAGAAGACATCAGGCTAACTGGCAAAATTTCGACCCTGATACGCTAATGGGTATCGGCGGCGACGTAAAAGGCGAATACTACGGTAAGCCTTGGCCGGCATGGGACGAAAAACACCCTGGTACGCCGATACTTTATGATATGAGCAAGTCTTACGCAGAGGGCGGTTGCGGATTTAGAAATCGTTTCGGCTTAGAGCATAACGGCGTTAGTCAGCTAGCTAGCGAGGATACGACTTTGGTAGGATCGGACGTAAAAGGCGGCTATCCGCAAATTACTAAAGAAAATATCGAAAAAGTCCTAGGCATAACCTTAACCGAAGAAGAAAAAAGGCTGATGGGAGCTACTTGGAGTACGGACCATAGCGGACTTATCTTAGAAAAATGCCGCGAAAAAGGCGTAGTGCCGTTTGGTAACGCAAGGGCTAGAATGATCGTTTGGGAATTCCTAGATCCAATCCCTAAACACCGCGAGCCTATCCACTCTCCGCGCTGGGATTTGGTACAAAAATACCCGACTTTCGACGATCAGGCTAGAAACTTCCGCGTCGAAACGAAATATAAATCCGAGCAACAAGCAAAAGACTGGAGTAAGGAATTCCCTATCGTATTTAGTACATTGCGCCTAGTAAACCTAAGCGGTGCTGGTATGATCGAGCGAACGAGTAAGTATCTAGCGGCGATCACACCTGAGATGTTTGCTAACGTTCACCCTGAGCTTGCTCTAAAATACGGCATCCAAGATCGCGATATGATGTGGATCCACTCTCCGCAAGGCACTAAGATCAAGGTTCGTTGCTACCATACTCAGATGGTTACGCCGGATAGAATTTGTATGCCGTATAACTTCGCGGGCGTTATGCAAGGCGTGAGCTTAGAGGATCGCTATCCTGAGGGCACTAAGCCTTATACGATCGGCGAGAGCTTTAATACCGTAACAAACTACGGCTTTGACCCGGTTACTCAAATTTCGGAATTTAACGCCGGACTTTGCAGGATAGAAAAAGCGGACGGAGAGGGCTTTAACACCTTCTTCCACGAATATGGCGAAAATAGAGTCTAAGGAGTAAGAGATGGCAAGAATGAAATTTTTCGTAGATACAAACAGATGTATCAGCTGCTTTGGATGCCAGGTCGCTTGCTCTTCGGCTCACGAGCTCCCTGTGGGGCTCTACCGCCGCAAGGTGATCACGCTAAACGACGGTATAGAGGGCAAGGAAGTATCGACTACGATAGCCTGCCAACACTGCACCGATGCTCCTTGCGAGCAGGTGTGTCCGGTGGATTGTTTTTACATCAGAGCCGACGGTATCGTGCTTCACGATAAAAACAAATGCATCGGCTGCGGATACTGCCTATACGCATGTCCGTTCGGTGCGCCGCAGTTCCCTAGAGACGGGGCGTTTGGTATAAAAGGCGCTATGGATAAGTGCACCATGTGTGCGGGAGGCCCTGAGGAGACGAACTCTCACGAGGAGCTTCATATGTACGGTCAAAACCGTATCTCAGAGGGCAAAGTCCCTATGTGTGCCGCCGTTTGCGCTACGAACGCTCTACTTGTGGGCGACGCAGCCGAAGTTTCAAATGTATTTCGCAAGCGCGTTATGCTGAGACAAGCGGGTACTACTATCTAACTCAATTTCGGGGGCGGCTCGCTCCCGAATTTTCTTTCAAATTTTACCTCTTAAATTTACTCAAATTTCAAAGTCGGATCAATCTGATAATCAAAAAAAATAGCTTGTTGATAAGATTGATACTTGATAGCCGTTTTTATTTTCGCTAAAGTTTTGAAATGATAAAATAGGGGATTAAAACATATTTTATCGGAGTTTTTATGAGTAAATTTTTGAAATTTATACTTGCTTTGTTTATCCCCTTTATGCTAAGTGCACAGGACGCCGACTACGGTCCTGAGATACAGAGCATAAAAGATTCGTTTGTAAGTATCATGCAGCAGTACAAGGACGGCAAGATAGATGAAGCCAAGACAAACGTTCAAAATGCGTATTTTGGGCATTTTGAAAATATAGAAGCTGGCATAAGGATAAATTTAGGACAGAAAAAAGCCTATGCGATGGAGAAGCAATTTGGTGATATAAGAAAAGCCATCGTCGCCAAAAAGTCGGTCGAAGAGATACAAGCGATTATGGATAATCTCTCAAAAGAGATGGACGAGGTCTTGCCTATCATAAATTCAGGACACAAGCTTATAGCCGAATACTCCGACCCAAAAAATGCTGACACTGCCGCAAATACCGCTACCGACGCGAATGCGCCAGCCACCACGCAAACAGCGAGCACAAACATTGAGCCACACTGGCAAGTCGTTTATAATGATATAAAATCAGCCCTTGACGCCGCGTCCGCCGCATACGAAAAGGGTGATAAAGAAGCCGCAAAACAAGCGATAAACAACAAGGCTAAATTTGAGCTTTATCGCAACACCAAGCTCGAAGAGGCCGTGCGTAAATTTGTAGATGGCGGGCAGGGAATAGATGGCGACATCCAAAAAAGAATGGGCTCGGCGATCATCGCGATAAACGGCGACGTCGCAGCTGATGTGTTAAAGTCAAATTTAGAAGAGCTTGATAAGATCATATTTGAAACCGTAGCAAAGCTGCCTGCCGACTCTGGCGCGCTGGCTACAAATGTAACCTTGCCTGATGATGGCGAGGATAGTGGCGCGACAGACTTTACCCAAGTTGTCGCAAATATCAATGCCAAGATCGCAGAAGCGATACAAGACTACAAGGCTGGAAACGTCCAAAAGGCGATCGCTGACGTGCAGGATTTATATTTTGACGAGTTTGAAGGCAGCGGTATGGAAAACAGCGTCGGAGCTCGCGATGTAAATTTAAAAACCGCTATCGAGGGAAGCTTTGGTGCTATCCCGGCTTTGATGAAATCAGGTGCTAGCATAGATAAGATAGAAGCCGCCGCAGCCACTATGAGCGACCAGCTAAACACGGCTCT of Campylobacter showae contains these proteins:
- the selB gene encoding selenocysteine-specific translation elongation factor, whose product is MSLIIGTAGHIDHGKTALIKELNGFEGDRLEEEQKRGITIDLSFSNLSKNGENIAFIDVPGHENLIKTMISGAYGFDACLFVVAANDGLMPQSLEHLEVLNILGVRSLIVALTKCDLASAELIEHRKSEIYAAAQKYKNLQILEIFPVSIKDSASIDELRNYLFTLKAANREQEGVFRYYIDRVFSLKGIGNVVTGTVIEGSVTKNEKLFNYDAGKEVQVRSVQSHDTFVDRAGVSSRVALNLTGIELNDLKKGQLLSKKGFFRGFREIDAIVFARELTHGQSVTFCVGAKAAPAKALVLSQKDGGIFATFKFERDMFLKFDEPFVLIANGRVIGGGRVLNAVSEPMKKSSKISFLNALLKKDFVNAFAMLKDTHKNGFGIISAYQRFGLNHEEAVAIAKQTPNVFVDEKALNIYDLSAVDRIKSAVKFMIEKNEFAVFSATSISLKLSWASESIAQKALDELESTGAITKNEGVYTKTGVDMSKLKIRLEEKIYEILQSGNLAPLAPYNIYDELEIDRVSGDNALKKLTGIGRVVRLAHNLFVTSKALNEALAKLKAIIAAQGFVNVTNAKEALNLSRKYIIAYLEQLDLDPNIVKNGTDRVLKA
- a CDS encoding thioredoxin domain-containing protein — its product is MKKIVLSLMAASAMFAASNEQVVGFYSQMVGEGVKVNVTERKPIADGIEAVVVNLSNGQVSQDEVIFTKGDLLFPDIIDLKAQKAYMQEIKKEIAAKNISKVYKSEQKENIITLGNDSKKPTIVMFSDPECPYCRLELEKIEATLKESNVKLILTPVHDVSSLQKSFLIYKDAASAKTDSDKIKILRKYFADDYKVADGAVSDADVKAMDNLRQKYSAAGVRSVPFIVNLSDLQK
- a CDS encoding twin-arginine translocation signal domain-containing protein yields the protein MQGSRRDFLKKSLKVGAVGGTVLAAAAIAKPTSDELAPDDNGVVVGKSSKKEVLYKKSKEWEYYYKIAY
- a CDS encoding formate dehydrogenase subunit alpha, yielding MSDSRIGRRSFLKLAALGTGSTMAFGENETFRKATNEEIKNPYEGSKKVRTICSICSAGCGIEAEVKDGVWVRQDMAMYHPISQGSHCSKGIDQIDLTKSKQRIKFPMKKVNGKWERISWEQAVNEIGDKMLQIRKEDGPDSVVFLGSAKFNNEQAYYFRKFAAFWGTNSNDHVARIUHSATVAGVANTWGYGAMTNHFGDMTANSKAIFCIGANSAVANPVGGMKHMLQAKDRNNAKLIVADPNFTKTAAHADLYLRQRSGTDVALIYGLIHIILKNGWEDKEFLENRTYGIEEVRKEAEHWTPELTSDVTGVPVDRLIEAANIMAHTKPGTVIWALGITQHSVGTSNTRILPILQLILGNMGKPGGGCNIIRGHDNVQGSTDMCNLSDSLPMYYGLTDASWKYYCKGWGVDYDEFIKRFAVSTKEPKQGGAPVKNTVFEEYFYHDPQNPEDRNWRNEKGWSLSKWWQGVLKEEKTFTSGKLRVLWVQGTGITSMAHLTKIQQAVDKLDMLVVAEPFVNEVAILSDRKDGIYVLPVATAFENEGHISSTNRSGQWRTKVVEPLYESKADQDVMFLFAKKFGFYDEYVKGMKMATVNHEPKQVKDDFVWPDDATNEIARMGKSIGYTGRTAEMFRRHQANWQNFDPDTLMGIGGDVKGEYYGKPWPAWDEKHPGTPILYDMSKSYAEGGCGFRNRFGLEHNGVSQLASEDTTLVGSDVKGGYPQITKENIEKVLGITLTEEEKRLMGATWSTDHSGLILEKCREKGVVPFGNARARMIVWEFLDPIPKHREPIHSPRWDLVQKYPTFDDQARNFRVETKYKSEQQAKDWSKEFPIVFSTLRLVNLSGAGMIERTSKYLAAITPEMFANVHPELALKYGIQDRDMMWIHSPQGTKIKVRCYHTQMVTPDRICMPYNFAGVMQGVSLEDRYPEGTKPYTIGESFNTVTNYGFDPVTQISEFNAGLCRIEKADGEGFNTFFHEYGENRV
- the fdh3B gene encoding formate dehydrogenase FDH3 subunit beta, with product MARMKFFVDTNRCISCFGCQVACSSAHELPVGLYRRKVITLNDGIEGKEVSTTIACQHCTDAPCEQVCPVDCFYIRADGIVLHDKNKCIGCGYCLYACPFGAPQFPRDGAFGIKGAMDKCTMCAGGPEETNSHEELHMYGQNRISEGKVPMCAAVCATNALLVGDAAEVSNVFRKRVMLRQAGTTI
- a CDS encoding FTR1 family iron permease, with the protein product MSKFLKFILALFIPFMLSAQDADYGPEIQSIKDSFVSIMQQYKDGKIDEAKTNVQNAYFGHFENIEAGIRINLGQKKAYAMEKQFGDIRKAIVAKKSVEEIQAIMDNLSKEMDEVLPIINSGHKLIAEYSDPKNADTAANTATDANAPATTQTASTNIEPHWQVVYNDIKSALDAASAAYEKGDKEAAKQAINNKAKFELYRNTKLEEAVRKFVDGGQGIDGDIQKRMGSAIIAINGDVAADVLKSNLEELDKIIFETVAKLPADSGALATNVTLPDDGEDSGATDFTQVVANINAKIAEAIQDYKAGNVQKAIADVQDLYFDEFEGSGMENSVGARDVNLKTAIEGSFGAIPALMKSGASIDKIEAAAATMSDQLNTALGKTSTPTSPWFLFISAFTIILREGFEALIIVAAVVAYLIKTGNNAKMGKVVYSSVGVAVVLSFVMAWIMNVIFGQAAGQKRELMEGIVMLIATGLLFYVGFWLLSNAGAKKWNEYIKSHVSESLKNESTAALWWTVFLAVFREGAETVLFYQSLIFDAKDSSGYSAIGAGFVIGLAILLVVYFVFKKFSIKIPIKPFFIFTSAIIFYMSIVFVGKGVMELVEGKIFVPSIINGLEFPQWMGDWFGLKPYYESLIPQILMITALVVGIIIMKRKQAKQA